AAGCCACACAACGAGCACGAGCCGGTGAAGAAGGCCATGGTCGACCGCATGATCGCGGAGATCGACGCCAAGCTCAGCCGGCAGATGGACGAGATCCTGCACAACGCCGAGTTCCAGGCCCTGGAATCCTCCTGGCGCGGCCTCAAGCTGCTGGTGGACCGCACCAACTTCCGCGAGAACATCAAGCTGGAGATCATCAACGCCTCCAAGCAGGACCTGCTCGATGACTTCGAGGACAGCCCGGAGATCGTCCAGTCCGGCCTGTACAAGCACATCTACACCGCCGAATACGGCCAGTTCGGCGGCCAGCCGGTCGGCGCCCTGATCGCCAACTACTTCTTCGACCCCAGTGCGCCGGACATCAAGACCCTGCAGTACGTCGCCAGCGTCGCCACCATGTCCCACGCGCCGTTCATCGCCGCCGCCGGGCCGAAGTTCTTCGGCCTGGAAAGCTTCACCGGCCTGCCGGACCTGAAGGATCTGAAAGATCACTTCGAGGGCCCGCAGTTCGCCAAGTGGCAGAGCTTCCGCGAACAGGAAGACGCCCGCTACGTCGGCCTGACCGTGCCGCGCTTCCTGCTGCGCAACCCCTACGACCCGGAAGACAACCCGGTGAAGACCTTCGTCTACAAGGAGAACGTTGCCGGCAGCCACGAACACTACCTGTGGGGCAACACCGCCTACACCTTCGCCAGTCGCCTGACCGACAGCTTCGCCAAGTTCCGCTGGTGCCCGAACATCATCGGCCCGCAGAGCGGCGGCGCGGTGGAGGACCTGCCGCTGCACCACTTCGAGAGCATGGGCGAGATCGAGACCAAGATCCCCACCGAGGTGCTGGTCTCCGACCGCCGCGAATACGAACTGGCCGAGGAAGGCTTTATCGCCCTGACCATGCGCAAGGGCAGCGACAACGCCGCGTTCTTCTCCGCCAACTCGGCGCAGAAGCCGAAGTTCTTCGGCATCAGCGCCGAGGGCAAGACCGCCGAGCTGAACTACAAGCTCGGCACCCAGCTGCCCTACCTGTTCATCGTCAATCGCCTGGCCCACTACCTCAAGGTGCTGCAGCGCGAGCAGATCGGCGCCTGGAAGGAGCGCACCGACCTCGAACTGGAGCTCAACAAGTGGATCCGCCAGTTCGTCGCCGACCAGGAGAACCCCAGCTCCGAAGTGCGTAGCCGCCGCCCGCTGCGCGCCGCCCAGGTGATCGTCAGCGACGTCGAAGGCGAGCCGGGCTGGTACCGCGTCAGCCTCAACGTGCGCCCGCACTTCAAGTACATGGGGGCTGACTTCACCCTGTCGCTGGTCGGCAAGCTGGACAAGGAATAAGCAGCCATGGCCTACGGCAGCCTGTTCGAACGCCTCGGCGGCGAGGCCGGCCAACGCGCCGGCTGGAGCCGCGAGGTCGCCGCCATGGCATCGGTGGCTGCCCACCTGGCCAAGATGCTCAGCACCCGGGCGGGCAGCGTGCAGACGCTGCCCGACTACGGGTTGCCCGATTTGAACGATATGCGCCTGTCGCTGCACGACTCGCTGCAGCAGGCGCGTATCGCCATCGAACGCTTTATCGAGGCGTACGAACCGCGTTTGCGCCAGGTGCGGGTGATCTCCCTGCCGCGCAGCCACGACCCGCTGAGCCTGTCCTTCGCCATCGAAGGCCTGCTGCAGGTCGAGGGCATCAAGCGCTACGTCAGCTTTTCCGCGAGCCTGGATGGCAGCGGACAGGTCAAGGTCCAGTAAGGAGAGCCCGAATGTCCGGTAAGCCCGCCGCCCGCTTGAACGATCCCACCGCCTGCCCGATCCCCGGCCACGGCAGCAACCCGATCGCCGCCGGCTCGCCCGACGTGCTGTTCGACGGCCTGCCCGCCGCCCGCATGGGCGACCCCTCCGCCTGCGGCGGCGCCCTGGCCAGCGCGGTGATCCCGAACGTGCTGATCAACGGCAAGCCGGCGACCGTCGTTGGCACTGTGGGCAGCCATGGCAATGTGGTGACGGCGGGCTCGGGGACTGTGCTGATTGGCACTAGCGGCGGTGGGGCGGCGTTTAGTGGCATAACCCCACTGGCGAGCCACATTGTTCAGGACGTTTTCGATGAAAAAATCCAGCTAGTCGATTCGGTAACTGGAACCCCAATCGTTGACTATCCATATTTCGCCATTACATCAGATGGCACCAGCTACTTTGGGCGAACTGATTTGCAAGGCAATACCCAGAGGATGTCTACGAAACAAGCGGGTGATATATCAGTATTCTGGGGCGATGAAGCTCTGCATAAACAGGATGAGATATAAATATGCCTAATCGCGCCAGCGTTATAAAAACCAACAGTCAACCGGGGTCTACGCAGGTTGTTAGTCATGCCGCAATAAAATTCGAAGACTTATGGGGCAGTTATCCCAGTGGTTCGATCAAGCATCTCGACAGCAAGACCGGGAGAGACGTGTTTGATGATCATTGCGCAATCAATGTAAGCCAAAGCCTATATAGCTGCGGAGTATTACTTAAGTCATTCAAGGGTACAAAGTGCTGGTCATGTCCGAGCAAAGACAGCTCAGGTAAAGGCATCCATGCCATTCGCGCTCAGGAGTTGGCGTCCTACCTAAGCACCAGGCCTTTCGCGAGTTGTCCAGTTCCCCAACGCCTCACTGGCTCAAGCTATGAGACAGCGGTAAAGGGTAAGACCGGTATTATCTTTTTCAAAGACTACTGGCAACGCTCAGGTGAGAGCGGTAGAACTGGCGATCACATTGATCTGTGGCGCGAAAGTAAGCTGGCCAGCATTGGCGGTGCGCTAACATTTATCCGTCAAACCTTTCCGGGAATAGCGGAAAATTATCTGGACATGTCTGATCTGCGCCGTGCTAGCGAAGTTTTATTTTGGGAAATAGCATAATGGCGGCGCTTCGCATTCTTTTTTATGCGGTCATCGGTCTGGCATTAAGCGCCAGCATCTTTGTTTTGAATTTGCTATTTTTTGCCAAGCCGCTGTATGCCCTTTACGCCGACTTGTTGCAGTCTGGACAGATGTATCAGGGCGAAACTCGTGCGTTTATGTACAACCGCTTTCTTTTAACTGTAATTGCCCCTACTAGCCTTCTTCTGGGGGGGGGGCTGACATGGTTGTCGATAAAGCTCCGTTGGCTCGCCTTCATCTTAGCTGCACTGGCTCTTGTCACTATATTGTCGGCGGCAATTTTCATGCGCTTTGAGCCTGTTGTTATTTCACCAGCACCGCTACGTGATCACCCCAACGCTCAATGGAGCGGCGGTGTAGATGGGGGAGCATTTTTTGAAATCACGGAGGCCGATCCGCCCCGTTACTTTCTCGAGATTCGCTACGAGAACGGAAGTCTCTGGGCTAAAGGCTGGGTAAACGGGCAAGAGCAAGCTCTGACCAATAGTGATTTTCTTGGTTATTACGGCGGAAATTCCATCGACCTCAAAAGTAATAAGCAGCTTCGGCTGGAGAACCAAGATGGCACTTCAATCGATTTTGATTAAGTAAGGGTAGAGGTCAATAAAATGCCAAACACTAGCATTTCCGGTTACCTGGCCACTGTAGCGGACAGCGATCTGTTTGGGATATTGGCCATCTACTGTTTTGCTACTGCCATCCTCGGGCTCTTT
The genomic region above belongs to Pseudomonas benzenivorans and contains:
- the tssC gene encoding type VI secretion system contractile sheath large subunit, with the protein product MSTSTALESGHSAAELGILDRIIAETKLTPDDEAYDIAKRGVSAFIEELLKPHNEHEPVKKAMVDRMIAEIDAKLSRQMDEILHNAEFQALESSWRGLKLLVDRTNFRENIKLEIINASKQDLLDDFEDSPEIVQSGLYKHIYTAEYGQFGGQPVGALIANYFFDPSAPDIKTLQYVASVATMSHAPFIAAAGPKFFGLESFTGLPDLKDLKDHFEGPQFAKWQSFREQEDARYVGLTVPRFLLRNPYDPEDNPVKTFVYKENVAGSHEHYLWGNTAYTFASRLTDSFAKFRWCPNIIGPQSGGAVEDLPLHHFESMGEIETKIPTEVLVSDRREYELAEEGFIALTMRKGSDNAAFFSANSAQKPKFFGISAEGKTAELNYKLGTQLPYLFIVNRLAHYLKVLQREQIGAWKERTDLELELNKWIRQFVADQENPSSEVRSRRPLRAAQVIVSDVEGEPGWYRVSLNVRPHFKYMGADFTLSLVGKLDKE
- the tssE gene encoding type VI secretion system baseplate subunit TssE, encoding MAYGSLFERLGGEAGQRAGWSREVAAMASVAAHLAKMLSTRAGSVQTLPDYGLPDLNDMRLSLHDSLQQARIAIERFIEAYEPRLRQVRVISLPRSHDPLSLSFAIEGLLQVEGIKRYVSFSASLDGSGQVKVQ
- a CDS encoding PAAR domain-containing protein, which codes for MSGKPAARLNDPTACPIPGHGSNPIAAGSPDVLFDGLPAARMGDPSACGGALASAVIPNVLINGKPATVVGTVGSHGNVVTAGSGTVLIGTSGGGAAFSGITPLASHIVQDVFDEKIQLVDSVTGTPIVDYPYFAITSDGTSYFGRTDLQGNTQRMSTKQAGDISVFWGDEALHKQDEI
- a CDS encoding T6SS effector amidase Tae4 family protein, which encodes MPNRASVIKTNSQPGSTQVVSHAAIKFEDLWGSYPSGSIKHLDSKTGRDVFDDHCAINVSQSLYSCGVLLKSFKGTKCWSCPSKDSSGKGIHAIRAQELASYLSTRPFASCPVPQRLTGSSYETAVKGKTGIIFFKDYWQRSGESGRTGDHIDLWRESKLASIGGALTFIRQTFPGIAENYLDMSDLRRASEVLFWEIA